From the genome of Papaver somniferum cultivar HN1 chromosome 2, ASM357369v1, whole genome shotgun sequence, one region includes:
- the LOC113347891 gene encoding 60S ribosomal protein L22-3-like: protein MSQVKKMATQKGGKKKGSSFTIDCAKPVEDKIMEIASLEKFLQERIKVGGKAGALGDEITIIRDKSKITVNSNNPLSKRYMKYLTRKYLKKHNVRDWLRVIASSKDRNVYELRYFNIAENEAEEED, encoded by the exons atgagTCAAGTGAAGAAAATGGCTACCCAGAAAGGAGGTAAGAAGAAAGGATCAAGTTTCACCATCGATTGTGCAAAACCAGTTGAAGATAAGATTATGGAGATCGCTTCTTTAGAGAAGTTTTTACAAGAAAGAATCAAAGTTGGTGGTAAAGCTGGTGCTCTTGGTGATGAAATCACCATTATTCGTGATAAGAGCAAGATTACTGTTAACTCCAACAACCCTTTGTCTAAGAG GTACATGAAGTATCTGACCAGGAAATACTTGAAGAAGCACAATGTCAGGGATTGGTTGAGAGTCATTGCATCCAGCAAAGACCGTAATGTGTATGAATTGCGATACTTCAACATTGCTGAAAACGAAGCTGAGGAAGAGGATTAG